From Asterias rubens chromosome 3, eAstRub1.3, whole genome shotgun sequence, the proteins below share one genomic window:
- the LOC117288098 gene encoding pneumococcal serine-rich repeat protein-like, which translates to MHSVNCSSNNSYNSFNCSSNNSNRNNCGSNRDNCSRTAASTAAATTATTVSTAAATTATETTAAATETTAAATASTTDAATEILTATGTAASTAAAATATTVSTAAATTATETTAAATETTAAATASTTDAATEILTATGTAASTAAATTASTEATTTASATAATAASTTAATTASTTAATTASTADAATESSTDAATAATATALNTDEATASTAAATTASTTVAAAETTAAGTAASTPAATTASTAAATTASATDAATASTAEATASTIGTITSSGGTTVTAAGTTQAAEGTTQAAGETTEAAAGTTQAAGGSTQAATVGATTTPKTTTAAPPPKKFSGAFRITDISNSKTEFTEDLKNSSSAQFMMISDLVCKELIKASNESAGGALTGCEVTAFKNGSIIAEFSLEFTATANVSTETLNSQIVATLNNSDTFTVDPESIKVEETIVTVAPTVAASTTTINEPVPYGLSGGAIAGIVVGAILFVIVLVILLAFIVTKVKGNGAKVAGEPNTPRTTHE; encoded by the exons ATGCA CAGCGTCaactgcagcagcaacaacagctaCAACAGTTTCaactgcagcagcaacaacagcaacagaaaCAACTGCGGCAGCAACAGAGACAACTGCAGCA GAACAGCAGCGTCaactgcagcagcaacaacagctaCAACAGTTTCaactgcagcagcaacaacagcaacagaaaCAACTGCAGCAGCAACAGAGACAACTGCAGCAGCAACAGCTTCCACCACAGATGCAGCAACTGAGATATTAACTGCAACAGGAACAGCAGCGTCAactgcagcagcagcaacagctaCAACAGTTTCaactgcagcagcaacaacagcaacagaaaCAACTGCAGCAGCAACAGAGACAACTGCAGCAGCAACAGCTTCAACCACAGATGCAGCAACTGAGATATTAACCGCAACAGGAACAGCAGCGTCaactgcagcagcaacaacTGCTTCAACTGAGGCAACAACAACAGCTTCAGctacagcagcaacagcagcttcaactacagcagcaacaacagcttcaactacagcagcaacaacagcttCAACTGCAGATGCAGCGACAGAGTCATCTACAGACGCAGCAACAGCTGCAACTGCAACAGCTTTAAATACAGATGAAGCAACAGCTTCaactgcagcagcaacaacagcttCAACTACAGTTGCAGCAGCAGAGACAACTGCAGCAGGAACAGCAGCTTCAACaccagcagcaacaacagcttcaactgcagcagcaacaacagcttCAGCTACAGATGCCGCGACAGCTTCAACTGCAGAGGCAACAGCTTCAACTATAGGGACAATCACATCATCTGGAGGAACGACCGTAACCGCTGCAGGAACGACACAAGCTGCTGAAGGGACCACCCAAGCTGCTGGAGAAACCACTGAAGCTGCTGCAGGAACCACCCAAGCTGCTGGAGGATCGACCCAAGCTGCAACTGTAGGAGCAACAACAACTCCCAAAACAACAACTGCTGCTCCAC cgcCCAAAAAGTTCTCCGGAGCGTTTCGGATAACAGATATTAGTAATAGCAAGACTGAATTTACTGAAGATTTGAAAAATTCCTCGTCTGCACAGTTTATGATGATCAGTGACCTTGTGTGTAAGGAG CTTATCAAGGCTTCAAACGAGTCTGCGGGTGGTGCGCTTACTGGCTGTGAGGTCACAGCATTCAAAAACGGCAGCATCATAGCCGAGTTTTCTCTGGAGTTTACAGCAACAGCAAATGTGTCGACCGAAACGTTAAACAGTCAGATTGTGGCTACACTCAACAATTCGGACACATTCACTGTCGACCCAGAGTCGATCAAAGTTGAAG AAACCATAGTTACTGTAGCACCGACAGTGG CTGCTTCAACGACCACCATCAATGAACCCGTACCGTACGGTCTGTCAGGAGGGGCAATAGCTGGCATTGTAGTGGGCGCTATTCTGTTCGTGATAGTGCTCGTCATCCTGTTAGCGTTCATAGTGACGAAGGTAAAAGGGAACGGCGCGAAAGTGGCTGGGGAACCAAACACGCCACGAACGACGCACGAATAA